In Nitrospirota bacterium, the sequence TGGTATCTCTATGGCGATAAATGAGCGGATTAAATCCATTCAGTACCCTTGAACAATTCTTGCAATCTGCAATATCAGATTAGTATATACCGCTGCCAGAAAGTCATCCACCATAATTCCAAAACCACCACTAAATTTTCGCTCTATCAACCTTATGGGATAAGGTTTAAGTATATCTATCAATCTGAATATGATGAATCCACCCGCGATATATTTAAATTCTGCAGGAAGAAGAAACATCGAGTAAAGATAACCGACAACTTCATCAATAACTATCTTAGGGCTATCTCTTATCCCTAACAGTTTCTCTGCCTTATTTGAGACATAAATGCCAGCAAAAAAAAGTGACAATGCTATGGAGAGATAGACTGCAGGAGATTCATCCTTAATCACCCAGTAAAGGACTACCCCAACAAGACTCCCTACCGTTCCTGGGGCAATAGGGGAGTAACCTGCATATCCCCCAGTAGCAATGAATATATATATCCGTCCTGCCAAATTTATAAACAATTTATCCTATTAACCACTATGTTGTCAATAAATTAAAATAAACCTAAAATAAACCTATCTCTTTGAGTCCAAAAAATTTAATTTTTGAGATTTCTGTTTATGTGGATTTTTCGGAGGACTGGCCTGAGAGAGAATTTATAGGTGCCCAAGGATGTATTCCGCATCCTCTATGAGCATCTCTGCACACTCTGGCTTTATATGAACGGTAGTCTGTACCTTTACCTCATTTATAAAGGCATTAAGTTGATTCGATGCGGTCTTCTTCTCTCCTCTGTTTAGTGCACTCTCTGCTGCATCAAGCTTTGCAAGAAGGCTCTGCATTATTCCTTTGTTCGTTATCCATCCAACCTTATATGATGTCTCAACATCTATCTTTGTGCTGTTTATCGTAGCAGTTCTAATAACCCCAAGTGGCTGTCCAGGGGTTTTATTAAATGTTAGCTCAAGGTTTGAGCTGCTACCATAATCAGAAACGCCTTTCAACCTTATTCTTTCCCTTTTAAGAGTATCGGTCTGTGGGTCACACTGGCTAAAAAATACAGTAAGACGATAAATTCCCAACTTCATCCCTATAACCTGAACTTTATAGATGCCATCCAGAGCGTAGCCTGGATTGATACCAAACTCAATACTTGTCTTTTCAGGAGGTTTACCAGTCTCATCATCGCCATGACTTATATCACTGTAAGCTGCCTTTGGATCCTCATCAAAACCCCGATCTAAGATGGGATCATAACCTGTTCTCCTGCCCTGTGGGTCTGTAATAATGAAATGGACATGACCACCTGTATTTATCTGCATACTACCACAGGGCTCCACCCCATAGACATTCTCACCCTCATAGAGACCAAAAACTATAAAGATAAAGAATAAAATAGATACAATCCTTCTCATTTTCTCTCCTTATATATCCTTATCGCATATATCTTGTTTCCATAATCTGATAGGGTTGTTGTTACATAAGGACCAGATTTAGCAGGGTCTTTAATTATATATCTGTCAGCTTGCCTCTCTGTAACCAGAACCCAATGCCCACTCCTCTTCCCTTCTTCATTTATACGCGCCACAAGAACAATTACGGGGATACATTTATCTAAATAATTATCAAGGACCGAAAGCGACAATGGTTTATCCTCTTTAAAATTATATTTATAAGTTCCAATAAATTTGGTAAAT encodes:
- a CDS encoding phosphatidylglycerophosphatase A; the encoded protein is MAGRIYIFIATGGYAGYSPIAPGTVGSLVGVVLYWVIKDESPAVYLSIALSLFFAGIYVSNKAEKLLGIRDSPKIVIDEVVGYLYSMFLLPAEFKYIAGGFIIFRLIDILKPYPIRLIERKFSGGFGIMVDDFLAAVYTNLILQIARIVQGY
- a CDS encoding C39 family peptidase; this translates as MSQGAWPWRFKQLDEAFWEDDTRKTIGQRGCALTSVAMLLSGYGAKTPEGEDVNPENLNTWLNDNKGFTDDGDISWDAIDKYTTKLRFTKFIGTYKYNFKEDKPLSLSVLDNYLDKCIPVIVLVARINEEGKRSGHWVLVTERQADRYIIKDPAKSGPYVTTTLSDYGNKIYAIRIYKERK